The stretch of DNA CGCGATGGCGACTTCGATGGCGTAGTCACCGCTCGTCTCTGGAAGCTCCTCGACTCCGTGACCCGCGCGGAGTTGCTCGACGACCGCCTTCTTCACGATCCGTTGACACGCCGGCACGCTCGTGAGCAGCGACTTGTACGACCGGCCGCGGACCGGGAACTGCCCGTCGGCGGGGATCCAGTCGGACCATGGCGCCCCACGCACGAGGTCGAAGAGCAGACCAAAATCGTTCGCTGGGCCGACGGCCACGCGAATGAGAATCCGCTCGGCGCAACGCAGCCAGAGATTCGTCTCGATGATCGCCTGCTCGTCCCCGTGGAAGAGCACGCGCCCCGGGCTCGCGATGCGCGCGGGGTAGCCGAGCGTCTCGAGTTCGTGACGCACTTCGGACTCAAGGCCGAAGGCGGCGGTCGCAATCAAATCGTATTCGGCCACGGCCGCGTATGTCCGCTTTAGTGCGACGCGGCCCGCTCGGGGGCGGCGTCGGCGGTGGCGTGGGCGGGATTCTCGACAGCCTCATCGACAGGGGCGTCGGCGCCGGGGAGGGTGAACACTTCCTTCAGCGCGGACTCGAGCCGCCGCCACTTCTCGGTCACCTCACGCTTGTCGCAGTAGCGGAAGCGGGCGACGTTCTTGTCTTCGGCCTTGTACTGCAAGGCGGTGCACTCGATGTCGTGCCGCGACATCGCGTCGTAGATGCGGTGAACGTGCCGGGCGTGGTCATCGACGAAGACGATCGCCTTCGGCGGATGGTCGGCGAACTCGAGCGCCACCAGCAGCATGGCGCCCTTGTGCTGACCGGCGGTCATCATGACGCCCCCTTCGAGCGAGATCGGCCTGGCCTCTTTGAGGCCGAACAGCTTCGCCTCGCTCGGGCGGATGCCGTAGTTCTCGATGCACGAGAGCTCGTAGGGGAGGAACTCCCCTTGCGGCGCCTTGCTCATCGCGGGGGCGTGGCCGGCGATGTCGTAGCCGGCAGCGCTCAGCTCGCGCTCGGTCGCGGCGCGGAACGCATCGCCGCGGGACGTGATGACGAACGTCGCCACGCCGGCGTCTTGCGTCTTCTTCACCATCGCGGGGAGGTCCGCCTCGGGCGGCCGCATCTTGCCGAGCGTGAACAGGAGGCCCTGCACGTCGAGCAGCCCGTCGAAGTCCTCAGCGACGAGTTCGGGCGAGTCGGGCTCGTTGAAGACGAGGTACTCCTGCCACTCGAACCACTGGTCACTCCCCAGATCGCCCTGCATGGCGAGGAGCGTGTTGTCGATGTCCACCACCAGCCAGACGTTCTCGGCGCCATACTGGGCGACATAGCTGTCCACCGCGGTGACGGCGTCGGCGAACCGCTCGGTCTCACGGAACTCCGAGGCCCCGGCAACGGCAGACAGCCAGCCGGCGGCGAGCAGCGTCAGGAGGGGGGCAAAACGGCGAAAGGGGGGCATTACGGCGGCAATTGGGAAGGCGGGGGAACGAGGATGATACCCACCCGGCAGGCCAAAGGCCACCAGTTCTAGGCCGGTCGGAAGGTCCCCCGTGGGCCGTTTGTAGGGGCTGGCGACCTACGGAGGGGCGAAAAACCTTGTCGATGGCGGGACGGTCCGGGACGTTCTGACTAGGCTGGAGAGACCCCTCCAAGGCTTGAGGGGACGCCCTCCACTACGTTGCCCGGCATCGATTCGACATGTTCAGCGCTAAACGCTTCGCCCCGCTCGCTCTGCTAGTCCTGGCCGCCGCC from Botrimarina mediterranea encodes:
- a CDS encoding DUF2608 domain-containing protein, which translates into the protein MPPFRRFAPLLTLLAAGWLSAVAGASEFRETERFADAVTAVDSYVAQYGAENVWLVVDIDNTLLAMQGDLGSDQWFEWQEYLVFNEPDSPELVAEDFDGLLDVQGLLFTLGKMRPPEADLPAMVKKTQDAGVATFVITSRGDAFRAATERELSAAGYDIAGHAPAMSKAPQGEFLPYELSCIENYGIRPSEAKLFGLKEARPISLEGGVMMTAGQHKGAMLLVALEFADHPPKAIVFVDDHARHVHRIYDAMSRHDIECTALQYKAEDKNVARFRYCDKREVTEKWRRLESALKEVFTLPGADAPVDEAVENPAHATADAAPERAASH